A stretch of Bombina bombina isolate aBomBom1 chromosome 2, aBomBom1.pri, whole genome shotgun sequence DNA encodes these proteins:
- the GPRIN3 gene encoding G protein-regulated inducer of neurite outgrowth 3, whose amino-acid sequence MGTVPDPQGSERTLLVTTSVEENCAEPHTPHSDIAQYKQATTNKNGSVITISDSKPIGICSYDLNCSQSMKNLDSEKISEDEKQEPNKSTATSQTSSQSEMLPSLNMEALTNKESLVIDKTVHMCPTSDTQLLSETIAVSTDVANLSLSSKIPSTEDNSLHKENIVVEKTESGPMHLKDEICVIPEDINIKADQNKEENVSLLSQKTETLNKIENIANVSNFASSNTVQECGETNHSINVIFPQPDECSQISLAEEKINNAEEQETGEYTLCRFKEKGTMTSHPENLDAAVQAVVNVENKSVSTSPSILSAFLKLNSPMRRQRQDQVCFIYQGNPGNPQMDRANFALQAQLSQNHLAPKVCFQPPDALGSQALQLHTKSPPDMVRPGFQHPDKGRNPQLLYRNEIDGQSLCVREGHPVPQMQMGNASPILMNVKPVYQINAENSNQPKPCQPLKDMYGDPSQFRPAHEISNKPRLHHLSGIENIQLHNVPPDPENMETLSIPGDISGDRKPFHFKITNEQGSTQTIITTDIKKPKKEDRPTPLHVEVEVNSSMGATGGQVDEILEVLVKKEQDDSENAKRSSSLSLQSRPASDFTQHAGQLTPRLRKAREEKKEPVVITLPTSEQLPLGKKGAQASSSTESKSQVKQSKSVKDVVWDEQGMTWEVYGASMDPESLGIAIQNHLQRQIREHEKMIRAQLKQNRKSICSDSSGKKHKRRQHRVFQALLKNFRRPNCCVRPPSTAVLD is encoded by the coding sequence ATGGGGACTGTACCAGACCCTCAGGGGTCTGAAAGAACGTTACTGGTTACCACCTCTGTGGAGGAAAACTGTGCTGAACCTCATACACCACATTCTGATATTGCCCAGTACAAACAGGCAACTACAAACAAGAATGGCAGTGTAATTACAATATCAGATTCTAAGCCTATAGGGATTTGCTCATATGATCTAAATTGCAGCCAATCTATGAAAAATCTAGATAGTGAAAAGATTTCTGAGGATGAAAAACAGGAGCCTAACAAATCAACTGCAACTTCTCAGACTTCTAGCCAATCAGAGATGTTGCCTTCCTTGAATATGGAGGCTTTAACCAATAAAGAGTCACTAGTCATAGATAAAACCGTGCATATGTGCCCAACTAGTGACACACAGCTACTCTCAGAAACCATTGCAGTATCCACTGACGTAGCTAACTTAAGTTTATCTAGTAAAATACCTTCAACAGAAGATAATTCATTGCATAAAGAAAACATTGTGGTAGAAAAGACAGAATCAGGACCGATGCATTTAAAAGATGAAATCTGCGTAATCCCAGAAGACATAAATATTAAAGCAGatcaaaataaagaagaaaatgtgTCCTTACTTAGCCAAAAGACAGAAACTttgaataaaatagaaaatattgcaaatgtatctaATTTTGCAAGTAGCAACACAGTACAGGAGTGTGGGGAAACAAATCActccataaatgtaatatttccccAACCTGATGAATGTTCACAGATAAGCCttgcagaagaaaaaataaataatgcagaaGAACAGGAAACTGGAGAATACACATTATGTAGGTTTAAGGAAAAGGGCACAATGACATCACATCCTGAAAATTTGGATGCTGCAGTGCAAGCTGTTGTAAATGTAGAAAATAAATCTGTCTCAACTAGTCCAAGTATCTTATCTGCATTTCTGAAACTTAATTCTCCAATGCGCCGACAAAGACAGGATCAAGTCTGTTTTATTTATCAAGGAAACCCTGGAAATCCTCAAATGGACAGGGCAAATTTTGCACTACAGGCACAGCTTTCTCAAAACCATTTAGCACCAAAAGTGTGCTTTCAACCTCCTGATGCACTAGGTTCTCAGGCTCTACAGCTACACACAAAAAGCCCCCCAGATATGGTTAGGCCTGGCTTTCAGCACCCTGACAAGGGAAGAAATCCACAGCTTTTGTATCGAAATGAGATAGATGGGCAAAGTTTATGTGTCAGAGAAGGTCATCCGGTGCCACAGATGCAAATGGGTAATGCTTCTCCAATTTTAATGAATGTTAAGCCTGTTTACCAAATAAATGCAGAAAACAGTAACCAGCCAAAACCTTGTCAGCCATTAAAGGACATGTATGGAGATCCATCACAATTCAGACCAGCCCATGAAATTAGTAACAAACCCCGACTACATCATTTAAGTGGAATAGAGAACATTCAGCTGCACAATGTTCCCCCAGACCCTGAGAATATGGAAACTCTTAGTATTCCGGGGGACATTAGTGGTGATAGAAAACCGtttcattttaaaattacaaatgaaCAAGGATCTACACAGACTATTATCACTACAGATATAAAAAAGCCAAAGAAGGAGGATAGACCAACACCTCTTCATGTGGAAGTAGAGGTGAACAGTAGTATGGGGGCTACTGGCGGCCAGGTAGATGAAATCCTTGAAGTTTTGGTCAAAAAGGAACAAGATGATAGTGAAAATGCAAAAAGATCCAGCAGTCTAAGCTTGCAGTCTAGACCTGCATCTGACTTTACTCAGCATGCAGGGCAACTAACTCCACGTTTAAGGAAGGCTAGAGAAGAGAAGAAAGAGCCAGTAGTGATTACTCTACCTACCTCTGAACAGCTGCCTCTTGGGAAAAAGGGTGCTCAAGCAAGTTCAAGCACAGAGTCAAAAAGTCAAGTAAAACAGTCAAAGAGTGTGAAAGATGTTGTGTGGGATGAACAAGGCATGACATGGGAAGTGTATGGTGCTTCTATGGACCCAGAATCATTAGGGATTGCTATACAGAATCACTTACAAAGACAAATTAGAGAACATGAGAAAATGATCAGGGCTCAGTTAAAGCAGAATCGAAAATCAATTTGTTCTGATTCTTCAGGAAAAAAGCACAAAAGAAGACAGCACAGAGTTTTCCAGGCATTACTTAAGAACTTCAGAAGACCTAATTGCTGTGTTCGTCCTCCGTCTACTGCAGTGTTAGACTAA